In Apium graveolens cultivar Ventura chromosome 10, ASM990537v1, whole genome shotgun sequence, the following are encoded in one genomic region:
- the LOC141693370 gene encoding uncharacterized protein LOC141693370 isoform X1, whose amino-acid sequence MCQMELNKSSEEMSSSSQVHHNNNHDDKKIKKNKRFMGSKIGCFGITRRRDDYGHSTLEQADGDGNLDMESASNFGAGRVSDPTHLVVTVNGIIGSAQNWRYAAKQFLKRYPHDVIVHCSESNYSMLTFDGVDVMGSRLADEVLSVVERHPGLQKISFIGHSLGGLISRYAIAKLYTEERFEETGDPSFKEHEVKGKIAGLEPMNFITSASPHLGCRGHRQIPLFGGILAMEKAAARISWLLGRTGKHLFLTDAYDGKPPLLLQMADDCEDLKFISALRSFKRRVAYANARFDHIVGWSTSSLRHRNELPRLLFWVQHHKFPRNNKYPHVINEETARADNSCKAQPNEYNSDDMEETMIKGLNKVSWERVDVSFKGSRQRLLAHSTIQVKSPFVNSDGADVIQHMLDNFSL is encoded by the exons GTGTCAGATGGAGTTGAACAAGAGTTCAGAGGAGATGAGTTCTTCATCACAAGTACATCATAATAACAACcatgatgataaaaagattaaaaaGAATAAGAGATTTATGGGTTCAAAAATAGGGTGTTTTGGAATAACAAGAAGAAGAGATGATTATGGTCATTCTACTTTGGAACAAGCTGATGGTGATGGGAATCTTGACATGGAATCTGCTTCTAATTTTGGTGCGGGTCGGGTTTCTGACCCGACCCATCTTGTTGTTACTGTTAATGGTATCATTGGCAG TGCTCAAAATTGGAGATATGCAGCAAAGCAGTTTTTAAAGAGATACCCCCATGATGTTATTGTGCACT GCAGTGAATCTAATTATTCAATGTTAACATTTGATGGTGTTGATGTGATGGGGAGCAGATTAGCAGATGAG GTGTTATCTGTCGTAGAACGCCATCCTGGTCTTCAGAAAATTTCTTTTATAGGTCACTCACTTGGTGGCCTAATATCAAGATATGCTATTGCTAAGCTTTATACAGAGGAAAGATTCGAGGAAACCGGTGATCCTTCATTCAAGGAACATGAAGTTAAAGGAAAAATTGCTGGATTAGAACCCATGAATTTCATAACCTCTGCATCACCACACCTCGGTTGCAGAGGGCATAGACAG ATTCCTTTGTTTGGCGGAATTCTTGCCATGGAGAAAGCAGCAGCACGTATATCTTGGCTTTTGGGGAGAACCGGGAAGCACCTGTTTTTGACTGATGCCTATGATGGGAAACCTCCTCTTCTGCTTCAGATGGCGGATGACTGTGAAGATCTTAAATTCAT ATCAGCTTTGCGGTCCTTCAAGCGTCGGGTGGCCTATGCAAATGCACGTTTTGACC ATATTGTAGGATGGAGTACTTCATCTCTGAGGCATCGAAATGAACTACCAAGG TTGTTATTTTGGGTTCAGCATCACAAATTTCCAAGAAACAATAAATATCCTCACGTTATAAACGAAGAGACAGCTAGAGCTGACAATTCTTGCAAAGCCCAGCCCAATGAATACAATTCTGATGACATGGAAG AGACAATGATTAAAGGTCTAAACAAAGTAAGCTGGGAAAGGGTGGATGTTAGCTTTAAAGGAAGTAGGCAAAGACTTCTTGCACACAGTACGATTCAG GTGAAATCACCCTTTGTTAATTCTGACGGAGCTGATGTAATTCAACATATGCTCGACAATTTTTCATTGTAA
- the LOC141693370 gene encoding putative lipase YDR444W isoform X2: MCQMELNKSSEEMSSSSQVHHNNNHDDKKIKKNKRFMGSKIGCFGITRRRDDYGHSTLEQADGDGNLDMESASNFGAGRVSDPTHLVVTVNGIIGSAQNWRYAAKQFLKRYPHDVIVHCSESNYSMLTFDGVDVMGSRLADEVLSVVERHPGLQKISFIGHSLGGLISRYAIAKLYTEERFEETGDPSFKEHEVKGKIAGLEPMNFITSASPHLGCRGHRQIPLFGGILAMEKAAARISWLLGRTGKHLFLTDAYDGKPPLLLQMADDCEDLKFISALRSFKRRVAYANARFDHIVGWSTSSLRHRNELPRHHKFPRNNKYPHVINEETARADNSCKAQPNEYNSDDMEETMIKGLNKVSWERVDVSFKGSRQRLLAHSTIQVKSPFVNSDGADVIQHMLDNFSL, from the exons GTGTCAGATGGAGTTGAACAAGAGTTCAGAGGAGATGAGTTCTTCATCACAAGTACATCATAATAACAACcatgatgataaaaagattaaaaaGAATAAGAGATTTATGGGTTCAAAAATAGGGTGTTTTGGAATAACAAGAAGAAGAGATGATTATGGTCATTCTACTTTGGAACAAGCTGATGGTGATGGGAATCTTGACATGGAATCTGCTTCTAATTTTGGTGCGGGTCGGGTTTCTGACCCGACCCATCTTGTTGTTACTGTTAATGGTATCATTGGCAG TGCTCAAAATTGGAGATATGCAGCAAAGCAGTTTTTAAAGAGATACCCCCATGATGTTATTGTGCACT GCAGTGAATCTAATTATTCAATGTTAACATTTGATGGTGTTGATGTGATGGGGAGCAGATTAGCAGATGAG GTGTTATCTGTCGTAGAACGCCATCCTGGTCTTCAGAAAATTTCTTTTATAGGTCACTCACTTGGTGGCCTAATATCAAGATATGCTATTGCTAAGCTTTATACAGAGGAAAGATTCGAGGAAACCGGTGATCCTTCATTCAAGGAACATGAAGTTAAAGGAAAAATTGCTGGATTAGAACCCATGAATTTCATAACCTCTGCATCACCACACCTCGGTTGCAGAGGGCATAGACAG ATTCCTTTGTTTGGCGGAATTCTTGCCATGGAGAAAGCAGCAGCACGTATATCTTGGCTTTTGGGGAGAACCGGGAAGCACCTGTTTTTGACTGATGCCTATGATGGGAAACCTCCTCTTCTGCTTCAGATGGCGGATGACTGTGAAGATCTTAAATTCAT ATCAGCTTTGCGGTCCTTCAAGCGTCGGGTGGCCTATGCAAATGCACGTTTTGACC ATATTGTAGGATGGAGTACTTCATCTCTGAGGCATCGAAATGAACTACCAAGG CATCACAAATTTCCAAGAAACAATAAATATCCTCACGTTATAAACGAAGAGACAGCTAGAGCTGACAATTCTTGCAAAGCCCAGCCCAATGAATACAATTCTGATGACATGGAAG AGACAATGATTAAAGGTCTAAACAAAGTAAGCTGGGAAAGGGTGGATGTTAGCTTTAAAGGAAGTAGGCAAAGACTTCTTGCACACAGTACGATTCAG GTGAAATCACCCTTTGTTAATTCTGACGGAGCTGATGTAATTCAACATATGCTCGACAATTTTTCATTGTAA
- the LOC141692825 gene encoding EPIDERMAL PATTERNING FACTOR-like protein 2 — MVYILRCHNNGNLIIFFIFFSVSSLTHLNFMAQGRVMHNHIDVAQKVYIRQTGVLLTRNLIGSRPPRCESKCKNCGHCRAVQVPVAPLQKKVQQETIGITSHHIYASAAYYSRGNDISNYKPMCWKCQCGDSFYNP; from the exons ATGGTTTACATTCTCAGATGTCACAACAATGGGAATTTAATCATTTTCTTCATCTTTTTCTCAGTTTCAAGCTTGACCCATCTCAATTTCATGGCTCAAG GTAGAGTGATGCACAACCATATTGATGTTGCTCAG AAGGTCTACATTCGACAGACCGGAGTTTTGTTGACAAGAAACTTGATAGGGTCAAGGCCACCAAGATGTGAGAGTAAATGTAAAAATTGTGGACATTGCAGGGCAGTTCAAGTTCCAGTTGCACCATTACAGAAAAAAGTTCAGCAAGAAACAATTGGCATAACAAGCCACCACATATATGCTTCTGCAGCTTATTATTCCAGAGGAAATGATATCTCAAATTACAAGCCCATGTGTTGGAAATGTCAGTGTGGAGATTCATTCTACAACCCTTAA
- the LOC141689119 gene encoding LOB domain-containing protein 23-like, giving the protein MNPGRCAACKYLRRRCPRDCIFSPYFPPTNPHRFSCVHRIFGASNVGKMLQQLPVHLRTEAAETLYYEAQCRIENPVYGCVGIITQLHEQINDAEKELARAQAQIAVHRHDPHLQPKQQQQEEFQVEASEPAAITDSSWLEQNEFDSSALLSPLDSTWFL; this is encoded by the exons ATGAATCCAGGTCGTTGTGCAGCTTGCAAGTATCTAAGAAGAAGATGTCCCAGGGATTGTATTTTCTCTCCATATTTCCCTCCCACCAATCCTCATAGATTCTCTTGTGTTCATAGAATCTTCGGTGCTAGCAATGTCGGAAAAATGCTTCAG CAATTGCCGGTTCATTTAAGAACAGAGGCTGCAGAAACGTTGTATTACGAGGCACAATGCAGAATCGAGAATCCGGTGTATGGATGTGTAGGAATCATAACACAGCTGCATGAGCAGATAAATGACGCGGAGAAGGAATTAGCTAGAGCACAAGCTCAGATAGCTGTTCATCGACACGATCCTCATCTGCAGCCtaagcagcagcagcaggaggaatTTCAAGTTGAAGCATCTGAACCTGCAGCTATCACCGACTCGTCGTGGCTTGAGCAAAATGAATTTGATAGTTCGGCCTTATTGAGCCCTCTTGATTCGACTTGGTTTCTCTAG